One stretch of Saccharomonospora xinjiangensis XJ-54 DNA includes these proteins:
- a CDS encoding universal stress protein, which yields MNGESAGSNVVVGVDGAAPALRATAWAARTAMRRRRPLLLVAAMNPPTPYGTGIGLRPDHFVELEGEGRTWLDRARSVAERVGGPADIGTELVVGAASSVLAERAEHACCVAIGGHERQHGGLGSVAADLMGRVPCPVAVVRWRGEADFPPANGAVVVGVDGSPASAEAVVVAYEEAALREAPLVAVHAAGERRGLLHHRGGGVWGEGDVTEALTLAERLAGMREWYPQVEVERVLAKEEPAAALARHGETAQLLVVGSTGHGELSGRLLGSTSHALARSAPCPLLVVPGRTRTRTEENRSRRREKTGP from the coding sequence ATGAACGGCGAGAGCGCGGGATCGAACGTCGTGGTGGGTGTGGACGGTGCGGCACCGGCGTTGCGGGCCACCGCATGGGCCGCGCGCACGGCGATGCGCCGGCGCAGGCCGTTGCTGCTGGTGGCCGCCATGAACCCACCCACCCCGTACGGCACGGGCATCGGATTGCGCCCCGATCACTTCGTCGAGCTGGAGGGCGAGGGCAGAACGTGGCTGGACCGGGCGCGGTCGGTGGCGGAGCGCGTCGGAGGTCCGGCCGACATCGGTACCGAACTGGTCGTGGGCGCGGCGTCCTCGGTGCTGGCGGAGCGAGCCGAGCACGCCTGCTGCGTCGCCATCGGCGGACACGAACGACAGCACGGCGGTCTCGGTTCCGTGGCCGCCGACCTGATGGGGCGCGTTCCCTGTCCTGTCGCCGTGGTGCGCTGGCGGGGAGAGGCCGACTTCCCACCCGCGAACGGTGCGGTCGTCGTCGGCGTGGACGGCTCGCCCGCGAGCGCGGAGGCCGTCGTCGTCGCGTACGAGGAAGCGGCCCTGCGCGAGGCGCCACTCGTCGCCGTTCACGCGGCCGGCGAGAGGCGTGGTCTGCTCCACCACCGCGGCGGAGGGGTGTGGGGAGAAGGCGACGTAACCGAGGCGCTGACTCTCGCGGAACGTCTCGCGGGGATGCGGGAGTGGTACCCGCAGGTCGAGGTGGAGCGGGTGCTCGCGAAGGAGGAGCCTGCCGCCGCACTGGCACGGCACGGCGAGACCGCGCAACTTCTCGTGGTCGGCAGCACAGGACACGGCGAGCTGAGCGGCCGGTTGCTAGGCTCGACCAGTCACGCGCTGGCCCGGTCCGCACCCTGTCCGTTGCTGGTGGTGCCTGGTCGGACCAGGACGCGGACCGAGGAGAACCGAAGCCGACGTCGGGAGAAGACAGGACCATGA
- a CDS encoding universal stress protein, producing MSVIVAGVDGSPSAVNAACWAAEEAASSNDTLRLVHAYVVPMYGYPEFAATFAQLREGMRDQGSKWLDEAKEAVANVAPGVTVETVLTEGDPLGTLVEESGKARLTVLGSRGLGGFTGMIVGSIAVGLASHGKSPVVVVRGPQEPLPSDAPIVVGVDGSEHSTAALRFAFEEAAGRKAPLTVVRTWRGILLDEAVSRYPLKVDAEEIEEGERAALQEQVDPMRESYPDVAVETVVVRGRPVRTLLDYAERARLLVVGSRGRGGFKGMLLGSTSQSLVTHAPCAVAVVRPPAE from the coding sequence ATGAGCGTGATCGTCGCGGGAGTGGACGGGTCGCCGTCCGCCGTGAATGCCGCGTGCTGGGCCGCCGAGGAAGCAGCCAGCTCGAATGACACCCTCCGACTCGTCCACGCCTACGTGGTCCCGATGTACGGATACCCGGAGTTCGCGGCCACCTTCGCCCAGCTTCGCGAGGGCATGCGCGATCAGGGCAGCAAGTGGCTCGACGAGGCGAAGGAGGCGGTCGCCAACGTCGCTCCCGGCGTCACCGTGGAGACCGTGCTCACCGAGGGCGACCCGCTGGGAACGCTGGTGGAGGAGTCGGGGAAGGCCCGGCTGACCGTACTCGGTTCGCGAGGGCTCGGCGGGTTCACCGGGATGATCGTGGGGTCGATCGCGGTGGGGCTGGCGAGCCACGGCAAGTCGCCGGTGGTGGTCGTCAGGGGTCCCCAGGAGCCGCTGCCGTCCGACGCGCCGATCGTGGTGGGCGTTGACGGGTCGGAACACAGCACGGCCGCGTTGCGGTTCGCGTTCGAGGAGGCCGCGGGCCGCAAGGCGCCGCTCACGGTGGTGCGGACCTGGCGCGGAATCCTGCTCGACGAGGCCGTGTCGCGTTACCCGCTGAAGGTGGACGCCGAGGAGATCGAGGAAGGCGAGCGCGCGGCGTTGCAGGAGCAGGTCGATCCGATGCGGGAGAGCTATCCGGACGTCGCCGTCGAGACCGTCGTGGTGAGGGGGCGCCCTGTGCGCACCCTCCTGGACTACGCCGAGCGCGCCCGGTTGCTGGTGGTGGGCAGCCGGGGACGAGGGGGCTTCAAGGGCATGCTCCTCGGTTCGACCAGTCAGTCACTGGTCACCCATGCGCCGTGTGCCGTCGCCGTCGTCCGTCCTCCTGCTGAGTAG
- a CDS encoding CBS domain-containing protein, which produces MRAKDIMTSPVVTVAPGDPVKRAARLLAEHGFTALPVVDDADRVVGVVTEADVLAGRVPRDARRRSGAAPDAPPATVGEVMSDSPACAQQGADVAELVATLLESHHRAMPVLAGTKLVGIVTRSDVVRVLSREDADIARDVRRRLMIYGGPDRWTVEVHGGTVTITDDYDDATDRHVAEVLAESVPGVVRATVRYRGADERGD; this is translated from the coding sequence GTGCGCGCCAAGGACATCATGACCAGCCCGGTGGTCACCGTCGCTCCCGGTGACCCGGTGAAGCGGGCTGCGAGGCTGCTGGCGGAGCACGGCTTCACGGCACTACCCGTGGTGGACGACGCCGATCGCGTGGTCGGCGTCGTCACCGAGGCCGACGTGCTGGCAGGCAGGGTGCCCCGTGACGCCCGCCGACGCTCCGGCGCCGCACCCGATGCGCCGCCGGCGACGGTGGGCGAGGTGATGTCGGACTCGCCCGCGTGTGCTCAGCAGGGCGCTGACGTGGCCGAACTGGTGGCGACGTTGCTGGAGAGCCACCACAGGGCGATGCCCGTGCTCGCGGGAACCAAGCTGGTCGGCATCGTGACCCGCAGCGACGTCGTGCGGGTGCTGTCGCGGGAGGACGCCGACATCGCCAGGGACGTGCGCCGCCGCCTCATGATCTACGGTGGCCCCGACCGCTGGACCGTCGAGGTGCACGGCGGCACGGTGACGATCACCGATGACTACGACGACGCCACCGACCGGCACGTCGCGGAGGTGCTGGCCGAGTCGGTCCCCGGCGTGGTCCGCGCGACGGTGCGGTACCGCGGCGCCGACGAGCGAGGGGACTGA
- a CDS encoding universal stress protein encodes MTGEVPADGVIVVGIDGSPASRQALRWACFQAEITNGSVLAISVNSEPGLLPGSEFVLRRRGAWRDDDAVRSALHRDVSMVPTSAPVRELVVTGEPADELLSAAGDADLLVLGTRGHRALSTIPLGGVATECIRRAVCPVVLVPASPAR; translated from the coding sequence ATGACCGGTGAGGTCCCGGCCGACGGTGTGATCGTGGTCGGCATCGACGGCTCTCCAGCGTCGCGGCAGGCACTGCGGTGGGCGTGTTTCCAAGCAGAGATCACGAACGGGAGCGTACTCGCGATCTCGGTCAACTCCGAGCCCGGACTGCTGCCCGGCTCGGAGTTCGTGCTGCGCCGACGCGGCGCGTGGCGGGACGACGACGCCGTACGCAGCGCCCTGCACAGGGACGTCAGCATGGTCCCCACGTCGGCCCCCGTCCGCGAACTGGTGGTCACGGGTGAGCCCGCCGACGAGTTGCTGTCGGCGGCAGGCGACGCCGACCTGCTGGTGCTGGGGACACGCGGGCACAGGGCGCTCAGTACCATCCCGCTCGGCGGGGTGGCCACCGAGTGCATCCGCCGCGCGGTGTGCCCTGTCGTGCTCGTCCCCGCCTCCCCCGCGCGGTGA
- a CDS encoding Acg family FMN-binding oxidoreductase, translating to MSDTETNTGTTPVPGALGDDVAEALRAGTQAPSPHNTQPWLFDTRDGEIDVLLDESRVLAVCDPDGREAVLACGAAVFNIRVTLARRGRSCAVSVLPDRTRPELIATLRIGSGRQPSSDEIRLAETIDARHSNRRPFTDAPVTATVRHALTRAATEEGARLALLTDPASFDTFAALLRRAEHVQREDPAFAAELAAWSHHGERPDGVPVSAGGPRGVDESVLALREFGEGAGKAAREFERQPLIAVLTTPTDTRRDAVRAGQALQRMLLTATASGLQASFLAQPIEVAQTRAELRTLLGGVYHPQVALRLGYGHPGTPTPRRGLADVLVSPSEERGS from the coding sequence ATGTCCGACACCGAGACGAACACCGGCACCACCCCGGTGCCCGGTGCGCTCGGCGACGACGTCGCGGAGGCGTTGAGGGCGGGCACGCAGGCGCCGTCGCCGCACAACACACAGCCCTGGCTCTTCGACACCCGCGACGGCGAGATCGACGTCCTGCTCGACGAGAGCCGCGTGCTGGCCGTCTGCGATCCCGATGGCAGGGAGGCCGTGCTGGCGTGCGGCGCGGCCGTGTTCAACATCCGAGTCACTCTGGCGCGTCGTGGCCGGTCGTGTGCGGTGTCGGTGCTGCCGGACCGGACGCGGCCCGAGCTGATCGCCACCCTGCGGATCGGGTCGGGAAGGCAACCCTCCTCCGACGAGATCCGGCTCGCGGAGACGATCGACGCGCGGCACAGCAACCGGAGGCCGTTCACGGACGCCCCCGTGACGGCCACCGTGCGCCACGCGCTCACCCGTGCGGCCACGGAGGAAGGCGCCCGGCTGGCCCTGCTCACCGACCCGGCGTCCTTCGACACGTTCGCGGCTCTGCTGCGCAGGGCAGAGCACGTGCAGCGCGAGGACCCAGCCTTCGCCGCCGAACTCGCGGCGTGGAGCCACCACGGCGAACGGCCCGACGGAGTGCCGGTGTCGGCGGGCGGGCCGAGGGGCGTGGACGAGTCCGTGCTGGCGTTGCGGGAATTCGGCGAGGGGGCAGGCAAGGCCGCGCGTGAGTTCGAACGCCAGCCGCTCATCGCCGTTCTGACCACTCCGACGGACACGCGTCGCGACGCGGTGCGAGCAGGTCAGGCACTGCAACGGATGCTGCTCACGGCCACCGCGTCAGGTCTTCAGGCTTCGTTCCTGGCGCAGCCGATCGAGGTCGCCCAGACCCGCGCGGAGTTGCGCACGCTCCTCGGCGGGGTCTACCACCCGCAGGTGGCGCTGCGTCTCGGCTACGGACATCCCGGCACCCCGACACCACGGCGCGGCCTCGCGGACGTGCTCGTCTCACCATCGGAGGAACGCGGGTCGTGA
- a CDS encoding sensor histidine kinase, which translates to MAVEEPANGRRTDDTRPGTRALTGLRLDELLHEVQDRIGEIVRTRDRLQGLLDAVVAVASGLELDSTLQRIVQAATELVDASYGALGVLDEDGGLAEFVHVGMPEETRAKLPHLPQGKGLLGLLIDDPRPVRLADLSRHPASAGFPEHHPPMRSFLGVPVRVRDEVFGNLYLTEKRGGAEFTSDDEIVLQTLAAAAGVAVDNARLFEQSRLRARWLGAVAEINGELLGGASVEETLELVVRRVCELADADDAFILLATDDTSDTVSTGVASGQHSGVLGDLTVGVRGASPVAEVLREGNPRLLGDLSAALPEETDGTPTGLGPGAVLPLVGAAGTGGVLIAARRKGATAFSREHLPMLTSLSGQAAVALEFADKQRGQRLLDLLAERDRIAQDLHDHVIQRLFATGMSLQGTLRRIDDMRARRRVEQAVEQLDNTVREIRTSIFDLHTAESEEDAGLRRRLLDIVEQLTTQTDMTPTMKLSGAVDTFVPLQVAEHAEAVLREALSNAVRHSGGDAIRIVVEVSERAFSIEVADNGGGVPPGVQRSGLDNLDKRARQCGGELVVRNVPQGGALVLWRVPL; encoded by the coding sequence ATAGCGGTGGAGGAGCCTGCGAACGGACGGCGCACCGACGACACTCGTCCCGGAACCCGCGCGCTCACCGGACTGCGCCTCGACGAGCTGCTGCACGAGGTTCAGGACCGCATCGGCGAGATCGTCAGAACCCGCGACCGCCTCCAAGGGCTGCTCGACGCGGTGGTCGCGGTCGCGTCGGGGCTCGAACTGGACTCCACGCTGCAACGCATCGTGCAGGCGGCGACCGAACTCGTGGACGCGAGCTACGGAGCACTGGGTGTGCTCGACGAGGACGGAGGGCTCGCCGAGTTCGTGCACGTCGGGATGCCCGAGGAGACCAGGGCGAAGCTGCCGCATCTGCCGCAGGGGAAGGGCCTGCTCGGGCTGCTGATCGATGATCCGAGACCGGTGCGGCTCGCGGACCTGTCGCGGCACCCCGCGTCGGCCGGGTTCCCGGAGCACCATCCGCCGATGCGCAGTTTCCTCGGCGTTCCGGTGCGGGTGCGCGATGAGGTGTTCGGCAACCTCTACCTCACGGAGAAACGGGGCGGAGCCGAGTTCACCTCGGACGACGAGATCGTGTTGCAGACGCTCGCCGCAGCGGCGGGGGTCGCCGTGGACAACGCGCGCCTCTTCGAACAGTCGCGCCTGCGCGCACGGTGGCTCGGCGCGGTCGCGGAGATCAACGGGGAACTGCTCGGCGGCGCGTCGGTCGAGGAGACGCTCGAACTCGTCGTACGGCGAGTGTGCGAGCTGGCCGACGCCGACGACGCCTTCATCCTGCTGGCCACCGACGACACCTCGGACACCGTCTCGACCGGCGTTGCCTCGGGACAGCACAGCGGCGTGCTCGGCGATCTCACGGTGGGTGTTCGCGGCGCCTCGCCGGTCGCCGAGGTCCTTCGCGAGGGGAACCCGCGACTGCTCGGCGACCTCTCCGCCGCGCTGCCGGAGGAGACGGACGGGACGCCGACAGGGCTGGGACCGGGCGCCGTGCTGCCGCTCGTGGGGGCCGCTGGCACGGGCGGGGTGCTGATCGCCGCGAGGCGGAAAGGGGCGACCGCCTTCTCCCGTGAGCATCTGCCGATGCTCACGTCACTGTCCGGGCAGGCGGCCGTCGCGCTCGAATTCGCGGACAAGCAACGCGGGCAGCGGTTGCTCGATCTCCTCGCCGAACGTGACCGGATAGCCCAGGACCTGCACGATCACGTGATCCAGCGGTTGTTCGCCACCGGTATGAGTCTTCAGGGCACGCTGCGCCGCATCGACGACATGCGTGCGCGGCGGCGCGTGGAGCAAGCGGTCGAGCAGCTCGACAACACGGTCAGGGAGATCCGTACCTCGATCTTCGACCTGCACACGGCCGAATCCGAGGAGGATGCTGGGCTGCGCAGGAGGCTGCTCGACATCGTGGAGCAGCTCACCACGCAGACCGACATGACGCCCACCATGAAACTGTCGGGAGCGGTCGATACGTTCGTCCCGCTTCAGGTCGCCGAGCACGCCGAAGCCGTGTTGAGGGAGGCGCTGAGCAACGCGGTGCGCCACTCGGGCGGTGACGCGATCCGCATCGTGGTCGAGGTGTCGGAGCGGGCCTTCTCGATCGAGGTGGCCGACAACGGTGGAGGAGTACCTCCCGGCGTTCAGCGAAGTGGTCTGGACAACCTGGACAAGAGGGCGCGCCAGTGTGGTGGGGAACTCGTGGTCCGCAACGTGCCTCAGGGCGGGGCGCTCGTGTTGTGGCGGGTCCCGCTCTAA
- a CDS encoding response regulator — protein sequence MTISVFLVDDHEIVRRGLADLLESEPDMRIAGEAASAGEALTRIPGADADVAVLDVRLPDGNGVELCRELLSTVDGLRCLMLTSYHDDEALFNAIMAGASGFVLKQVLGSDLVSAVRTVGSGGSLLDSKTTSALMNRIRRERADADPVAELSEQERAVFELIGEGLTNREIAARLFLAEKTVKNYVSRLLGKLGMRRRTQAAVLATELRKQTRQPKQR from the coding sequence ATGACCATCAGCGTCTTTCTCGTCGATGACCACGAGATCGTGCGCCGCGGCCTCGCCGATCTGCTGGAGAGCGAACCGGACATGCGGATCGCCGGTGAGGCGGCGTCGGCCGGCGAGGCGCTCACGCGGATTCCGGGCGCCGACGCCGACGTCGCCGTGCTCGACGTGCGGCTGCCCGACGGCAACGGCGTCGAGCTGTGCCGCGAACTTCTGTCTACAGTGGATGGTCTTCGCTGCCTGATGCTGACCTCGTACCACGACGACGAGGCGCTCTTCAACGCGATCATGGCCGGGGCTTCGGGGTTCGTGCTCAAGCAGGTACTCGGGTCGGACCTGGTCTCGGCGGTCCGCACGGTGGGCTCGGGCGGGTCGTTGCTGGACAGCAAGACCACCTCGGCGCTGATGAACCGCATCCGGAGAGAGCGGGCGGACGCCGATCCGGTCGCCGAGTTGTCGGAGCAGGAACGCGCGGTGTTCGAGTTGATCGGGGAGGGCCTGACCAACCGCGAGATCGCCGCACGCCTCTTCCTCGCGGAGAAGACCGTGAAGAACTACGTCTCGCGCCTGCTGGGCAAGCTCGGCATGCGACGCCGGACGCAGGCCGCCGTCCTCGCCACCGAACTTCGCAAGCAGACCCGCCAGCCGAAGCAGCGTTAG
- a CDS encoding Acg family FMN-binding oxidoreductase has product MTKREWSAADTDVLAKAVVRSPSVHNIQPWRLELPAGEVLLFERADLSLPHHDPHGRDRAISCGAAVANLELAARVLSLRHRVRLLPDGQQGDLVARLTVEGTQRPGEADLRRYSAIARRRSYRRAFSGPALTGDDVAGLVAALEGEEGVRVERLGSAEQLDALAELLEHAATVLKQDTGYQRELAMWTIRDERSHPHGAGVAGSALPPSPLPWSGLVRSQTALPDRRTLAQRLAEETVLLFATEGDGRDAHVRTGRAMQRVWLAAVERGFVAAVQTHPMHLSEARRRFGQRLSLEGHPQVLMRVGRPSGTVPQSPRRREDELLAPRD; this is encoded by the coding sequence ATGACGAAGCGCGAGTGGTCGGCCGCGGACACCGACGTGCTCGCCAAGGCGGTGGTTCGCTCACCCTCGGTGCACAACATCCAACCGTGGCGGCTCGAACTGCCTGCCGGTGAAGTGCTGCTGTTCGAACGCGCCGACCTGTCGCTGCCCCACCATGACCCGCACGGGAGGGACCGCGCCATCTCGTGCGGCGCCGCCGTGGCGAACCTCGAACTCGCCGCCCGCGTGCTGTCGCTGCGGCACCGTGTGCGGTTGCTGCCGGATGGTCAACAAGGCGATCTCGTCGCGCGGCTGACGGTCGAGGGCACACAGCGGCCGGGGGAGGCGGATCTGCGCCGGTATTCCGCGATCGCCCGACGGCGCAGCTATCGCAGGGCGTTCTCCGGCCCGGCACTGACCGGCGATGACGTGGCGGGGCTGGTCGCGGCACTGGAGGGTGAGGAGGGTGTGCGCGTCGAGCGGCTCGGGAGTGCCGAGCAGCTCGACGCTCTCGCAGAGCTGCTGGAGCACGCGGCGACCGTGTTGAAGCAGGACACCGGGTACCAGAGGGAACTCGCGATGTGGACGATCAGGGACGAGCGCTCGCACCCGCATGGCGCTGGTGTGGCCGGAAGCGCCTTACCGCCGTCGCCGCTGCCGTGGTCGGGGCTGGTCCGTTCGCAGACCGCGTTGCCCGACCGGCGGACGCTGGCGCAGCGGCTCGCGGAGGAGACCGTGCTGCTGTTCGCCACCGAGGGCGACGGCAGGGACGCGCACGTGCGCACCGGAAGGGCCATGCAGCGGGTGTGGCTCGCCGCCGTGGAACGCGGCTTCGTGGCGGCCGTGCAGACCCACCCGATGCATCTTTCGGAAGCTCGTCGCCGTTTTGGGCAACGGTTGTCGCTGGAGGGCCATCCTCAGGTGCTCATGCGTGTCGGAAGGCCGTCGGGGACGGTGCCGCAGAGCCCGCGCCGCCGGGAGGACGAGCTGCTCGCGCCCCGCGACTGA
- a CDS encoding SDR family NAD(P)-dependent oxidoreductase: MSGTVVVLGGRSEIGLAVAVRLARQGARAFVLAARRSGDLDAEEHALRTAGAETVARVEFDADDLASHERVLGEIVAAHGPVDVVVTAFGILGDQALAERDAAHAVSIVHTDYTAHVSVLTHAANLLREQGHGTLVVFSSVAGVRVRRANYVYGSAKAGLDGFASGLADALHGSGVRLLLVRPGFVVGRMTDGMTPAPFSSTPEQVADATVAALRAGRHTVWVPSVLRPVFAVMRLLPRPIWRRLPR, translated from the coding sequence ATGAGCGGGACAGTGGTGGTGCTGGGAGGACGCAGTGAGATCGGGCTGGCCGTGGCCGTCCGGCTGGCCAGGCAAGGCGCGCGGGCGTTCGTCCTTGCCGCACGGCGCAGCGGGGACCTCGACGCCGAGGAACACGCGCTGCGAACCGCCGGGGCCGAGACGGTGGCCCGCGTGGAGTTCGATGCCGACGACCTCGCCTCGCACGAGCGAGTACTCGGCGAGATCGTCGCCGCACACGGTCCCGTGGACGTGGTGGTGACGGCGTTCGGCATCCTCGGCGACCAGGCGCTGGCCGAGCGCGACGCCGCACACGCCGTGTCCATCGTGCACACCGACTACACCGCCCACGTCAGCGTGCTCACCCACGCCGCCAACCTCCTGCGCGAGCAGGGCCACGGCACGCTCGTCGTGTTCTCCTCCGTGGCCGGCGTACGGGTGCGAAGGGCCAACTACGTCTACGGCTCGGCGAAGGCCGGGCTCGACGGGTTCGCCTCGGGGCTCGCCGACGCCCTGCACGGCAGCGGAGTCCGCCTGCTGCTGGTGCGGCCGGGATTCGTCGTCGGCCGGATGACCGACGGTATGACCCCCGCGCCGTTCTCCAGCACGCCGGAGCAGGTGGCCGACGCGACGGTGGCGGCGCTGCGGGCAGGCAGGCACACCGTGTGGGTTCCCTCCGTGCTGCGGCCCGTGTTCGCCGTGATGCGCCTGCTGCCCCGCCCGATCTGGCGGCGGTTGCCCCGCTGA
- a CDS encoding MBL fold metallo-hydrolase, with translation MSERLYFRQLLSGRDFAVGDPVATQMRNFTYLIGDRDTREAVVVDPAYAIDDLLGVLEDDDMRLVGVLATHHHPDHVGGDLLGFSLPGVAELLSRVQVPVHVAAAELEWVHRTTGVSKTDLVAHDHDDRLDVGSIAIRLLHTPGHTPGSQCFLLDGALVAGDTLFLDGCGRTDLPGGDVDAMYRSLRWLANLPGDPVVYPGHWYSAEPSASLSNVRRDNVVFRPRSLEEWRTLFGG, from the coding sequence ATGTCCGAGCGCTTGTACTTCCGGCAGCTGCTGTCCGGGCGGGATTTCGCCGTCGGCGACCCCGTGGCCACTCAGATGCGCAACTTCACGTACCTGATCGGCGACCGCGACACCCGCGAGGCGGTGGTGGTGGACCCCGCTTACGCGATCGACGACCTGCTCGGCGTGCTGGAGGACGACGACATGCGGCTCGTCGGCGTGCTCGCGACGCACCACCACCCCGACCACGTCGGCGGCGACCTCCTGGGGTTCTCCCTTCCCGGGGTGGCCGAGTTGCTGTCCCGCGTGCAGGTACCAGTGCATGTCGCGGCCGCCGAACTGGAATGGGTGCACCGCACCACGGGTGTGTCGAAGACCGACCTGGTCGCCCACGACCACGACGACCGCCTCGACGTGGGCTCCATCGCCATCCGCCTGCTGCACACACCGGGGCACACGCCGGGCAGCCAGTGCTTCCTGCTCGACGGCGCTCTCGTGGCAGGCGACACGCTGTTCCTCGACGGCTGCGGCCGCACCGACCTTCCCGGTGGTGACGTCGATGCGATGTACCGCAGCCTGCGGTGGCTGGCGAACCTTCCCGGCGACCCCGTCGTCTACCCGGGTCACTGGTACTCGGCGGAGCCTTCGGCTTCGCTGTCCAACGTGCGCCGCGACAACGTCGTCTTCCGGCCCCGCTCGCTGGAGGAGTGGCGCACGCTCTTCGGCGGCTGA
- a CDS encoding pyruvate dehydrogenase, whose product MASQTVAEQVVDMLVRAGVRRLYGVVGDSLNPVTDAVRRSPGIEWVQVRHEEVAAFAAGAEAQITGRLTACAGSCGPGNLHLINGLFDAHRSSAPVLAIAAHIPSEDIGTSYFQETHPDRLFEECSHYSEMVSTPEQMPQVAQIAIQTAIGRSGVSVLVIPGDVAGMDVPRGRTELALATGAPTVRPGEAEVDRLAELVDEAQRVTLFCGRGVADAHDEVMAFAEKVLAPVGHALRGKEWIQYDNPFDVGMSGLLGYGAAYEAMHECDLLILLGTDFPYRPFLPDDVRIAQVDTRPEALGRRSRLDHGVCGDVRETLRSLTPRVTRKTDRRFLDRMLRKHAGVLENVVSAYTTDVERHIPIHPEYVASVLDDEASDDAVFTVDTGMCNVWAARYLSPNGVRRMIGSYTHGSMANAMPQAIGAQLPDTERQVIAMAGDGGFSMLMGDFLTIVHYGLPVKVVLFNNSSLSMVDLEMLVAGMPPHATTYPDTDYAAIARAAGAHGVRVEDPKEVRQALRDVLDHSGPALLDVVTDPNALSIPPRITGQQLTGFALAASKMVLQGGVGRMIQLARSNLRNIPRP is encoded by the coding sequence ATGGCCAGCCAGACGGTGGCCGAGCAGGTCGTGGACATGCTGGTGCGGGCTGGGGTGCGGCGCCTGTACGGTGTCGTGGGCGACAGTCTCAACCCGGTCACCGACGCCGTGCGGCGGAGTCCCGGCATCGAGTGGGTGCAGGTGCGGCACGAGGAGGTGGCCGCGTTCGCGGCGGGCGCGGAGGCTCAGATCACTGGCAGGCTGACCGCGTGCGCAGGGAGTTGTGGACCGGGCAACCTCCATCTGATCAACGGGCTTTTCGACGCGCACCGCAGCTCCGCGCCGGTGCTGGCGATCGCCGCGCACATTCCCAGCGAGGACATCGGGACGTCCTACTTCCAGGAGACCCACCCCGACCGGCTGTTCGAGGAGTGCAGCCACTACTCGGAGATGGTCTCGACGCCGGAGCAGATGCCGCAGGTCGCGCAGATCGCCATTCAGACAGCGATCGGCAGGTCGGGGGTCTCGGTGCTGGTCATTCCCGGTGACGTCGCCGGGATGGACGTGCCGCGCGGGCGTACCGAGCTGGCGCTCGCCACCGGCGCGCCAACGGTGCGGCCCGGCGAGGCGGAGGTGGATCGTCTCGCCGAACTGGTGGACGAGGCGCAGCGCGTGACGTTGTTCTGCGGCCGTGGTGTCGCCGACGCGCACGACGAGGTGATGGCCTTCGCGGAGAAGGTGCTCGCGCCGGTGGGACACGCGCTGAGGGGCAAGGAGTGGATCCAGTACGACAACCCGTTCGACGTGGGCATGTCGGGTCTGCTCGGCTACGGCGCGGCGTACGAGGCCATGCACGAATGCGACCTGCTGATCCTGCTGGGCACCGATTTCCCCTACCGGCCGTTCCTGCCGGACGACGTGCGGATCGCCCAGGTTGACACGCGCCCCGAGGCGCTGGGCAGGCGCTCGCGCCTCGACCACGGGGTGTGCGGTGACGTCCGTGAGACGCTGCGGTCGCTGACTCCGAGGGTCACCCGCAAGACCGACCGGCGCTTCCTCGATCGCATGCTGCGCAAGCACGCCGGCGTGCTGGAGAACGTCGTGTCGGCCTACACCACTGACGTGGAACGGCACATCCCGATCCACCCGGAGTACGTGGCGTCCGTTCTGGACGACGAGGCGTCGGACGACGCCGTTTTCACCGTCGATACGGGAATGTGCAACGTGTGGGCCGCGCGTTACCTCAGCCCCAACGGGGTGCGCCGCATGATCGGCTCGTACACGCACGGTTCGATGGCGAACGCCATGCCGCAGGCCATCGGCGCGCAGTTGCCCGACACCGAGCGGCAGGTGATCGCCATGGCTGGCGACGGCGGGTTCTCCATGCTCATGGGTGATTTCCTCACCATCGTCCACTACGGACTCCCAGTGAAGGTGGTGTTGTTCAACAACTCGTCGCTGAGCATGGTGGATCTCGAAATGCTGGTCGCGGGGATGCCGCCGCACGCCACCACGTACCCCGACACCGACTACGCGGCGATCGCGCGTGCGGCGGGGGCTCACGGGGTGCGGGTCGAGGACCCGAAGGAGGTCCGGCAGGCGCTGCGGGACGTGCTCGACCACAGCGGTCCCGCGCTGCTCGACGTCGTCACCGACCCGAACGCGCTGTCGATCCCGCCGCGCATCACCGGTCAGCAACTCACCGGGTTCGCTCTGGCGGCCAGCAAGATGGTGTTGCAGGGCGGCGTCGGTCGCATGATCCAGCTCGCGCGGTCGAATCTCCGCAACATCCCGAGACCCTGA